In Desulfuromonas sp. KJ2020, a single window of DNA contains:
- the rlmD gene encoding 23S rRNA (uracil(1939)-C(5))-methyltransferase RlmD produces the protein MEKKKNFRSGAPRKPQRPPIELTIERLNDEGVGLGHFGGKEVQVAATLPGEKIALSIEHEGQYRIVGNLERVITPHPERRRPPCSHFGQCLGCSLIHLKDQAQLQFKTDRVKQALLAHASLNAVRVHEVWPAATTLGYRTTAKLAMAKDRGKVKIGLYRRGSHTVVDIDDCPLHHPLINRIVQVVKQEVECQGIYVYNPARQRGLLRYLTIRVSPTFDKAMVTFVTSEKNFREVTHLAKGLQKKVPEVVSIHQNINSSAGNVIFGRDTLKMLGAVDLIDQVGDIRLRIAPTSFFQVNNPQAARIYELVRQWAALQAEDTAIDLYCGIGGIAMNLARDAGRVIGIEVVEEAVRNARENAQMNGIQGCSFRAGDAAELVHDLTHEVPAGSVAVVNPPRGGCAPEVLEALVQLKPRTLIYVSCNPDTLARDLDLLAGLGYRTEEIQPVDMFPQTSHVESVARLVPDRDRLPRKKSQLSPL, from the coding sequence ACTCAACGACGAAGGGGTCGGCCTTGGGCACTTTGGCGGCAAAGAGGTCCAGGTGGCTGCCACCTTGCCCGGCGAAAAGATCGCCCTGAGCATCGAGCATGAAGGGCAGTATCGCATTGTCGGCAATCTGGAGCGGGTCATCACCCCCCACCCCGAACGCCGTCGCCCGCCCTGCTCACATTTCGGTCAATGCCTTGGCTGCTCCCTGATTCATCTTAAGGATCAGGCCCAACTCCAGTTCAAGACCGACCGGGTCAAACAGGCGCTGCTGGCCCACGCCTCACTCAACGCGGTTCGCGTACATGAAGTCTGGCCGGCGGCCACCACTCTCGGCTACCGCACCACGGCCAAACTCGCCATGGCCAAGGATCGCGGCAAAGTCAAGATCGGCCTCTACCGACGCGGTTCCCATACCGTGGTCGATATCGACGACTGCCCCCTGCACCATCCCCTCATCAACCGCATCGTGCAGGTGGTCAAACAGGAAGTCGAATGCCAGGGGATCTACGTCTACAACCCCGCTCGCCAGCGAGGCCTGCTGCGTTACCTGACTATCCGGGTCAGCCCGACCTTTGACAAAGCCATGGTCACCTTTGTCACTTCCGAAAAAAATTTCCGTGAAGTCACTCATTTGGCCAAGGGGCTGCAGAAGAAGGTGCCCGAAGTGGTCTCCATTCATCAGAACATCAACAGCTCGGCTGGCAACGTGATTTTCGGCCGCGACACCCTGAAGATGCTCGGCGCCGTCGATCTCATCGACCAGGTGGGGGATATCCGCCTGCGCATCGCGCCGACCTCCTTCTTCCAGGTGAACAACCCGCAGGCGGCCCGCATTTATGAACTGGTCCGCCAGTGGGCGGCCCTGCAGGCGGAGGATACGGCCATCGACCTCTACTGCGGCATTGGCGGCATCGCCATGAACCTGGCCCGGGACGCCGGCCGCGTCATCGGCATCGAAGTCGTCGAGGAAGCGGTGCGCAACGCCCGGGAAAATGCCCAGATGAACGGCATCCAGGGGTGCAGTTTCCGCGCCGGTGACGCCGCCGAACTGGTACACGACCTCACCCACGAAGTCCCCGCCGGCAGCGTCGCCGTGGTCAATCCCCCTCGCGGCGGCTGTGCCCCGGAGGTGCTTGAGGCGCTGGTGCAACTCAAACCCCGCACCCTGATCTACGTTTCCTGCAATCCCGATACCCTGGCCCGCGATCTCGACCTGCTGGCCGGCCTGGGCTACCGCACGGAAGAGATTCAACCCGTCGACATGTTTCCACAGACCTCCCATGTCGAGTCCGTCGCCCGCCTGGTGCCCGACCGGGACCGCCTGCCGCGCAAAAAGAGCCAGTTGTCCCCTCTCTAG